One genomic region from Anguilla rostrata isolate EN2019 chromosome 2, ASM1855537v3, whole genome shotgun sequence encodes:
- the dkk1b gene encoding dickkopf-related protein 1b, protein MLRVSVPVFVVFCCTMGLYSENAHAGSILLNSNAIKNLPGGVANPSHPVSASPDVLPFDSGSQNMAIDTLQPTSCVVDEDCGDEEFCYGSRGDCLPCKKRRKRCIRDAMCCPGNHCSNGVCLPNDSDTAQHTGAEEAVSVTFVQDDNSTVEVNSKRASQGKSQSLKGQEGENCLRSTDCSEGLCCARHFWSKICKPVLKEGQVCTKHRRKGTHGLEIFQRCDCAHGLSCRTQKGENNSKGSRSLHTCQRH, encoded by the exons ATGTTGCGAGTTTCGGTacctgtgtttgttgttttttgctgtACTATGGGCTTGTACTCCGAGAATGCCCATGCCGGGTCAATTCTACTCAACTCTAATGCTATCAAAAACCTCCCCGGAGGGGTTGCAAATCCCAGCCACCCGGTCAGCGCGAGCCCAGACGTTCTACCTTTTGACAGCGGCAGTCAGAACATGGCGATTGATACTTTACAG CCTACAAGTTGCGTGGTCGACGAAGATTGCGGTGATGAAGAGTTTTGCTACGGATCCAGAGGCGACTGTCTTCCATGCAAGAAACGTAGGAAACGTTGTATCCGGGACGCTATGTGCTGCCCTGGCAACCACTGCAGCAACG GAGTGTGTTTGCCCAATGACTCTGACACTGCTCAACACACTGGTGCTGAAGAGGCTGTGTCTGTCACTTTCGTGCAAGACGATAACTCAACAGTGGAAGTAAATTCCAAGCGTGCATCCCAGGGGAAATCGCAATCACTCAAAG GTCAGGAGGGTGAGAACTGTTTGAGGTCCACAGACTGCTCAGAGGGACTCTGCTGCGCCCGTCACTTTTGGTCCAAAATCTGCAAACCTGTTCTGAAGGAGGGACAAGTGTGCACCAAGCATCGCAGGAAAGGCACCCATGGCTTGGAGATATTCCAGCGCTGCGACTGTGCGCACGGCCTTTCTTGCCGAACGCAGAAGGGAGAGAACAACAGCAAGGGTTCTCGGAGTCTCCACACTTGCCAAAGACACTGA